Proteins encoded in a region of the Triplophysa rosa linkage group LG14, Trosa_1v2, whole genome shotgun sequence genome:
- the her8.2 gene encoding hairy-related 8.2 has product MTASNLQQNAGQQHISAKEDRKLRKPLIERKRRERINHCLDQLRQTVVGVFRLDQSKLEKADILEMTVKHLQNTKSNKVFDPILDAEAQQRYSTGYIQCMQEVHNLLLSCDWMDKTLGSHLLNHLLKALPRSPGDRPQQPKNCLTSDSVGFHADETESPGTCPPSPAVSAHSQCSSPVRARATESPHLAVLEMWRPW; this is encoded by the exons ATGACTGCTAGCAACCTCCAGCAGAATGCAGGTCAACAGCACATCAGTGCTAAAGAAGACAGAAAG CTCCGCAAACCCCTGATTGAGAGAAAAAGAAGGGAACGAATAAATCACTGTCTGGATCAGCTGAGACAAACTGTAGTTGGAGTCTTCAGGCTTGAT CAATCTAAATTGGAAAAGGCAGATATTCTGGAGATGACAGTGAAGCATTTGCAGAATACCAAGAGCAATAAAGTTTTTG ACCCCATCCTGGATGCCGAGGCCCAGCAGAGGTACAGTACCGGATACATCCAGTGCATGCAGGAAGTTCACAACCTTCTACTCTCCTGTGACTGGATGGACAAAACCCTCGGGTCTCATCTGCTCAACCACTTGCTCAAAGCTCTTCCGAGATCACCCGGGGACCGCCCCCAGCAACCCAAGAACTGCCTGACGAGCGACAGTGTTGGTTTCCATGCCGATGAAACGGAAAGCCCAGGAACTTGTCCTCCTTCTCCTGCCGTGTCTGCTCACAGTCAGTGCTCCTCTCCTGTGAGGGCACGTGCCACGGAGAGCCCGCATCTCGCCGTTCTGGAGATGTGGCGGCCCTGGTGA
- the amotl1 gene encoding angiomotin-like protein 1 isoform X2, with the protein MHGSEDSASGTVLQRLMQEHLRYGASGPKEATQGNSSHMPSSPPFTENLEDHLYQSVLPQSQPRQEPQGQEHQVDSSTMEKTAAGVSQGAGGPGFDNVQLPSYEEAKIQSQLYRGQHSPTDLQSQNQGHQSLESHENHQMCLTVSDSPTGSHSCPPSLSSAYSLSSSPSLASLSTSLPAVPVKAHAESRPWFQQGGGASLPDEGLTELKHGHVRSLSERIMQLGLERNGTKQSVGSSGSSSAGDSSHGDESAENSPPAPSSSPKWFLEERGPPPEYPFKFRVQTTLPPSLNTNIGSLDYAHLHNDTLTSAMPEQARPCPVSLGASQQQNSPVSEMCVLPSSQASQQQYQPISQSRALGFPPAQVESVNHGPSVRLAPLGQPFPGEVFAMVSHTQQMLEILKEENQSLKQELQKQNEKASRLQRLELEIERLSETYESLVKSSSKREALDKTMRNKLEGEIRRLHDFNRDLRDRLETANRQLANQELKVQEDGHLYLSQRRESLKDLEKFLVEVASLRSANEDQQHHIDILEQALDNAQSKVVRLEEELSKKQMYVERVERLQQALAQLQAACEKREQLERRLRTRLERELERAGVGVPLSVGESSAPALLDLLREREERILGLEADMTRWEQKYLEESAMRHFAMEAAATAAAQRDRTIIQHSRSGSYSDGSLWQHEDDNRPQSGRRCQEMEQRMKNLHAQLLEKDAMIKVLQQRSRREPAPLRPARSVPSISIATGLHVRQTSQTDRRDQHGWKGSTSVLLGKDTVEHILPSLPLLSVSSVPSPLPPSFSSSLPSSFPPFLASAGSSTSLTRLSSCLPRSSPPSSSSTLPLPSSSSLTPLASFSLPSTPLMSLHSKSASRDSGSQTEMFRAATSTRQHKTESLSGQTKGVEGRAQLSGGQKIALPDLDLLEILI; encoded by the exons ATGCATGGTTCTGAGGACAGCGCTTCTGGAACCGTGCTTCAGAGACTCATGCAAGAACATCTGCGATACGGAGCGAGCGGACCCAAAGAAGCCACACAAGGCAACAGCTCTCACATGCCAAGCAGTCCACCGTTTACAGAGAACCTGGAGGATCATTTGTATCAGTCTGTACTTCCACAGAGTCAGCCACGACAAGAACCTCAAGGTCAGGAGCATCAGGTGGATAGCAGCACTATGGAAAAGACTGCTGCTGGAGTAAGCCAGGGTGCGGGTGGACCCGGCTTTGATAACGTGCAACTTCCATCTTACGAGGAGGCTAAAATCCAGTCTCAACTATACAGAGGACAGCACAGTCCAACTGACCTTCAGTCTCAAAACCAAGGCCACCAGAGTCTCGAGAGCCATGAAAACCATCAGATGTGTTTAACAGTGTCGGACAGTCCCACGGGTTCACACTCCTGTCCTCCGTCACTGTCCAGCGCATACTCGCTGTCATCCTCTCCATCTCTGGCGTCCTTGTCCACCTCTCTCCCCGCGGTTCCGGTGAAGGCCCACGCGGAGAGCCGACCCTGGTTCCAGCAAGGAGGTGGTGCGTCTCTCCCGGACGAAGGCCTGACAGAGTTGAAACATGGTCACGTTCGCTCGCTCAGTGAGAGAATCATGCAACTCGGTCTGGAGCGCAACGGAACTAAGCAGAGCGTGGGATCTTCTGGGTCCTCCAGCGCAGGAGACTCCTCTCATGGGGATGAAAGTGCAGAAAATTCACCACCTGCACCATCTTCCTCCCCAAAGTGGTTTTTGGAGGAAAGAGGTCCACCGCCagaatatccctttaagtttaggGTACAGACAACGCTTCCACCCTCTTTGAATACTAATATAGGGTCTCTGGATTACGCTCACCTTCACAATGACACTTTAACGTCGGCCATGCCGGAGCAAGCCAG ACCGTGCCCAGTGTCTCTCGGTGCTTCACAACAGCAGAACAGTCCAGTGTCTGAGATGTGTGTCCTGCCCTCCTCACAGGCTTCTCAACAGCAGTATCAGCCTATATCCCAGTCTCGGGCTTTGGGATTTCCTCCAGCTCAGGTTGAATCTGTAAACCACGGGCCATCTGTTCGTCTGGCTCCTTTAGGACAGCCTTTCCCGGGGGAGGTGTTTGCCATGGTGAGCCATACCCAGCAGATGCTGGAGATCCTCAAAGAAGAAAACCAAAGTCTCAAACAAgaactgcaaaaacaaaacgAGAAAGCCAGCAGACTACAGCGG TTGGAGCTGGAGATTGAGCGTCTGTCTGAGACGTATGAGAGTTTAGTCAAGAGCTCATCCAAAAGAGAGGCTCTGGATAAAACCATGAGGAATAAACTAGAGGGGGAGATCAGACGCCTTCACGACTTTAACAGAGACCTGAGAG ATCGTCTGGAAACAGCGAATCGACAACTTGCCAATCAGGAGCTGAAGGTACAGGAGGACGGACACTTGTATCTTTCACAAA GAAGAGAAAGTCTAAAGGATCTTGAGAAATTCCTGGTAGAGGTGGCCAGTCTCCGATCAGCCAATGAGGATCAGCAGCACCACATTGATATTTTAGAACAGGCTTTGGATAACGCTCAGAGTAAAGTTGTCAGACTAGAGGAAGAA TTGAGTAAGAAGCAGATGTATGTGGAGCGGGTGgagcgtctgcagcaggcactgGCGCAGCTCCAGGCCGCATGCGAGAAGCGAGAGCAGCTCGAGAGACGTCTGCGTACTCGCCTGGAAAGAGAACTGGAG cgTGCTGGTGTAGGCGTGCCCCTCTCTGTGGGTGAGTCCAGCGCCCCCGCTCTGCTGGATTtgctgagggagagagaggagaggattCTGGGATTAGAGGCTGATATGACGCGCTGGGAGCAGAAGTATTTAGAGGAGAGTGCAATGAGGCACTTCGCCATGGAGGCGGCGGCTACGGCCGCAGCACAGAG AGACAGAACTATAATCCAGCACTCTCGCAGTGGCAGTTACAGTGATGGCTCACTCTGGCAGCATGAAGACGACAACAGACCTCAGAGCGGCCGACGCTGTCAGGAAATGGAGCAAAG gaTGAAGAACTTACACGCTCAGCTGCTGGAGAAAGACGCCATGATTAAAGTCCTACAGCAGCGTTCCCGTCGAGAACCCGCCCCTCTCCGTCCTGCTCGCTCTGTTCCTTCCATTTCAATCGCGACAGGGTTGCACGTACGACAGACATCGCAGACCGATCGCAGAGACCAGCACGGCTGGAAGGGCAGCACCA GTGTACTTCTGGGAAAAGATACAGTGGAGCACATCCTACCCTCGCTGCCCTTGCTTTCAGTCTCTTCTGTCCCTTCACCTCTCCCTCCATCGTTCTCGTCCTCTCTGCCTTCCTCTTTTCCTCCCTTCCTGGCCTCCGCAGGTTCAAGCACATCACTGACACGCTTATCCTCATGTCTCCCTCGCTCCAGTCCTCCCTCTTCCTCCTCCACGTTACCCCTgccctcctcttcctctctaACACCCCTCGCATCGTTCTCTCTCCCCTCCACACCTCTCATGTCCCTTCACTCCAAATCAGCCAGCAGAGACAGCGGCAGTCAAACCGAGATGTTCCGAGCGGCCACCTCCACGAGACAACACAAGACAG AATCCTTATCCGGTCAGACTAAAGGTGTCGAGGGTCGAGCACAGCTCAGTGGAGGACAGAAGATAGCCCTACCTGACCTTGACCTGCTTGAGATCCTCATCTGA
- the amotl1 gene encoding angiomotin-like protein 1 isoform X1: protein MHGSEDSASGTVLQRLMQEHLRYGASGPKEATQGNSSHMPSSPPFTENLEDHLYQSVLPQSQPRQEPQGQEHQVDSSTMEKTAAGVSQGAGGPGFDNVQLPSYEEAKIQSQLYRGQHSPTDLQSQNQGHQSLESHENHQMCLTVSDSPTGSHSCPPSLSSAYSLSSSPSLASLSTSLPAVPVKAHAESRPWFQQGGGASLPDEGLTELKHGHVRSLSERIMQLGLERNGTKQSVGSSGSSSAGDSSHGDESAENSPPAPSSSPKWFLEERGPPPEYPFKFRVQTTLPPSLNTNIGSLDYAHLHNDTLTSAMPEQARPCPVSLGASQQQNSPVSEMCVLPSSQASQQQYQPISQSRALGFPPAQVESVNHGPSVRLAPLGQPFPGEVFAMVSHTQQMLEILKEENQSLKQELQKQNEKASRLQRLELEIERLSETYESLVKSSSKREALDKTMRNKLEGEIRRLHDFNRDLRDRLETANRQLANQELKVQEDGHLYLSQRRESLKDLEKFLVEVASLRSANEDQQHHIDILEQALDNAQSKVVRLEEELSKKQMYVERVERLQQALAQLQAACEKREQLERRLRTRLERELEVLRTQQRAGVGVPLSVGESSAPALLDLLREREERILGLEADMTRWEQKYLEESAMRHFAMEAAATAAAQRDRTIIQHSRSGSYSDGSLWQHEDDNRPQSGRRCQEMEQRMKNLHAQLLEKDAMIKVLQQRSRREPAPLRPARSVPSISIATGLHVRQTSQTDRRDQHGWKGSTSVLLGKDTVEHILPSLPLLSVSSVPSPLPPSFSSSLPSSFPPFLASAGSSTSLTRLSSCLPRSSPPSSSSTLPLPSSSSLTPLASFSLPSTPLMSLHSKSASRDSGSQTEMFRAATSTRQHKTESLSGQTKGVEGRAQLSGGQKIALPDLDLLEILI from the exons ATGCATGGTTCTGAGGACAGCGCTTCTGGAACCGTGCTTCAGAGACTCATGCAAGAACATCTGCGATACGGAGCGAGCGGACCCAAAGAAGCCACACAAGGCAACAGCTCTCACATGCCAAGCAGTCCACCGTTTACAGAGAACCTGGAGGATCATTTGTATCAGTCTGTACTTCCACAGAGTCAGCCACGACAAGAACCTCAAGGTCAGGAGCATCAGGTGGATAGCAGCACTATGGAAAAGACTGCTGCTGGAGTAAGCCAGGGTGCGGGTGGACCCGGCTTTGATAACGTGCAACTTCCATCTTACGAGGAGGCTAAAATCCAGTCTCAACTATACAGAGGACAGCACAGTCCAACTGACCTTCAGTCTCAAAACCAAGGCCACCAGAGTCTCGAGAGCCATGAAAACCATCAGATGTGTTTAACAGTGTCGGACAGTCCCACGGGTTCACACTCCTGTCCTCCGTCACTGTCCAGCGCATACTCGCTGTCATCCTCTCCATCTCTGGCGTCCTTGTCCACCTCTCTCCCCGCGGTTCCGGTGAAGGCCCACGCGGAGAGCCGACCCTGGTTCCAGCAAGGAGGTGGTGCGTCTCTCCCGGACGAAGGCCTGACAGAGTTGAAACATGGTCACGTTCGCTCGCTCAGTGAGAGAATCATGCAACTCGGTCTGGAGCGCAACGGAACTAAGCAGAGCGTGGGATCTTCTGGGTCCTCCAGCGCAGGAGACTCCTCTCATGGGGATGAAAGTGCAGAAAATTCACCACCTGCACCATCTTCCTCCCCAAAGTGGTTTTTGGAGGAAAGAGGTCCACCGCCagaatatccctttaagtttaggGTACAGACAACGCTTCCACCCTCTTTGAATACTAATATAGGGTCTCTGGATTACGCTCACCTTCACAATGACACTTTAACGTCGGCCATGCCGGAGCAAGCCAG ACCGTGCCCAGTGTCTCTCGGTGCTTCACAACAGCAGAACAGTCCAGTGTCTGAGATGTGTGTCCTGCCCTCCTCACAGGCTTCTCAACAGCAGTATCAGCCTATATCCCAGTCTCGGGCTTTGGGATTTCCTCCAGCTCAGGTTGAATCTGTAAACCACGGGCCATCTGTTCGTCTGGCTCCTTTAGGACAGCCTTTCCCGGGGGAGGTGTTTGCCATGGTGAGCCATACCCAGCAGATGCTGGAGATCCTCAAAGAAGAAAACCAAAGTCTCAAACAAgaactgcaaaaacaaaacgAGAAAGCCAGCAGACTACAGCGG TTGGAGCTGGAGATTGAGCGTCTGTCTGAGACGTATGAGAGTTTAGTCAAGAGCTCATCCAAAAGAGAGGCTCTGGATAAAACCATGAGGAATAAACTAGAGGGGGAGATCAGACGCCTTCACGACTTTAACAGAGACCTGAGAG ATCGTCTGGAAACAGCGAATCGACAACTTGCCAATCAGGAGCTGAAGGTACAGGAGGACGGACACTTGTATCTTTCACAAA GAAGAGAAAGTCTAAAGGATCTTGAGAAATTCCTGGTAGAGGTGGCCAGTCTCCGATCAGCCAATGAGGATCAGCAGCACCACATTGATATTTTAGAACAGGCTTTGGATAACGCTCAGAGTAAAGTTGTCAGACTAGAGGAAGAA TTGAGTAAGAAGCAGATGTATGTGGAGCGGGTGgagcgtctgcagcaggcactgGCGCAGCTCCAGGCCGCATGCGAGAAGCGAGAGCAGCTCGAGAGACGTCTGCGTACTCGCCTGGAAAGAGAACTGGAGGTGCTGCGGACACAACAG cgTGCTGGTGTAGGCGTGCCCCTCTCTGTGGGTGAGTCCAGCGCCCCCGCTCTGCTGGATTtgctgagggagagagaggagaggattCTGGGATTAGAGGCTGATATGACGCGCTGGGAGCAGAAGTATTTAGAGGAGAGTGCAATGAGGCACTTCGCCATGGAGGCGGCGGCTACGGCCGCAGCACAGAG AGACAGAACTATAATCCAGCACTCTCGCAGTGGCAGTTACAGTGATGGCTCACTCTGGCAGCATGAAGACGACAACAGACCTCAGAGCGGCCGACGCTGTCAGGAAATGGAGCAAAG gaTGAAGAACTTACACGCTCAGCTGCTGGAGAAAGACGCCATGATTAAAGTCCTACAGCAGCGTTCCCGTCGAGAACCCGCCCCTCTCCGTCCTGCTCGCTCTGTTCCTTCCATTTCAATCGCGACAGGGTTGCACGTACGACAGACATCGCAGACCGATCGCAGAGACCAGCACGGCTGGAAGGGCAGCACCA GTGTACTTCTGGGAAAAGATACAGTGGAGCACATCCTACCCTCGCTGCCCTTGCTTTCAGTCTCTTCTGTCCCTTCACCTCTCCCTCCATCGTTCTCGTCCTCTCTGCCTTCCTCTTTTCCTCCCTTCCTGGCCTCCGCAGGTTCAAGCACATCACTGACACGCTTATCCTCATGTCTCCCTCGCTCCAGTCCTCCCTCTTCCTCCTCCACGTTACCCCTgccctcctcttcctctctaACACCCCTCGCATCGTTCTCTCTCCCCTCCACACCTCTCATGTCCCTTCACTCCAAATCAGCCAGCAGAGACAGCGGCAGTCAAACCGAGATGTTCCGAGCGGCCACCTCCACGAGACAACACAAGACAG AATCCTTATCCGGTCAGACTAAAGGTGTCGAGGGTCGAGCACAGCTCAGTGGAGGACAGAAGATAGCCCTACCTGACCTTGACCTGCTTGAGATCCTCATCTGA